A section of the Citrobacter farmeri genome encodes:
- the nadK gene encoding NAD(+) kinase has translation MNNHFKCIGIVGHPRHPTALTTHEMLYRWLCTKGYEVIVEQQIAHELQLKNVKIGTLAEIGQQADLAVVVGGDGNMLGAARTLARYDIKVIGINRGNLGFLTDLDPDNAQQQLADVLEGHYVAEKRFLLEAQVCQKDCQKRISTAINEVVLHPGKVAHMIEFEVYIDESFAFSQRSDGLIISTPTGSTAYSLSAGGPILTPSLDAITLVPMFPHTLSARPLVINSSSTIRLRFSHRRNDLEISCDSQIALPIQEGEDVLIRRCDYHLNLIHPKDYSYFNTLSTKLGWSKKLF, from the coding sequence ATGAATAATCATTTCAAGTGTATCGGCATTGTGGGGCATCCCCGTCACCCCACGGCACTCACAACACATGAAATGCTCTACCGCTGGTTATGCACAAAAGGGTATGAGGTCATTGTCGAGCAGCAAATCGCTCACGAGTTGCAGTTGAAGAATGTGAAAATCGGCACCCTAGCGGAAATTGGTCAGCAGGCGGATCTCGCGGTCGTCGTCGGGGGCGACGGCAACATGCTCGGCGCCGCACGTACCCTGGCGCGATACGACATCAAGGTGATCGGTATCAACCGTGGCAATCTCGGCTTTCTGACCGACCTTGATCCCGATAACGCACAGCAACAACTCGCCGACGTTCTCGAAGGCCATTACGTCGCGGAAAAACGCTTTCTGTTGGAAGCGCAGGTATGTCAGAAAGACTGTCAGAAGCGCATCAGTACCGCCATTAACGAGGTCGTGCTGCATCCCGGTAAAGTCGCGCACATGATTGAGTTTGAAGTTTATATTGACGAAAGTTTTGCCTTCTCCCAGCGCTCCGACGGTCTGATTATTTCAACCCCAACCGGTTCCACTGCCTATTCCCTGTCAGCCGGCGGACCGATTCTGACCCCATCGCTTGACGCCATCACGCTGGTGCCGATGTTTCCGCATACCCTTTCGGCGCGCCCGTTGGTCATCAACAGCAGCAGCACCATTCGCCTGCGCTTCTCGCATCGCCGTAACGATCTCGAAATCAGTTGTGACAGCCAGATCGCACTGCCGATCCAGGAAGGTGAAGATGTGTTAATCCGCCGCTGTGATTACCATCTGAATCTCATCCATCCGAAAGATTACAGCTATTTCAATACATTAAGCACAAAACTGGGCTGGTCAAAAAAATTATTTTAA
- the rplS gene encoding 50S ribosomal protein L19, with amino-acid sequence MSNIIKQLEQEQMKQDVPSFRPGDTVEVKVWVVEGSKKRLQAFEGVVIAIRNRGLHSAFTVRKISNGEGVERVFQTHSPVVDSITVKRRGAVRKAKLYYLRERTGKAARIKERLN; translated from the coding sequence ATGAGCAACATTATTAAGCAACTTGAACAAGAGCAGATGAAGCAGGACGTACCTTCCTTCCGTCCGGGTGATACCGTGGAAGTGAAAGTATGGGTTGTTGAAGGTTCCAAAAAACGTCTGCAGGCATTCGAGGGCGTGGTTATCGCTATTCGTAACCGCGGTCTGCACTCTGCATTCACTGTTCGTAAAATTTCCAACGGCGAAGGCGTTGAGCGTGTCTTCCAGACCCACTCTCCGGTTGTTGACAGCATTACTGTCAAACGTCGTGGTGCCGTTCGTAAAGCTAAACTGTACTACCTGCGTGAGCGTACTGGTAAGGCTGCTCGTATCAAAGAGCGTCTTAACTAA
- the rpsP gene encoding 30S ribosomal protein S16, which produces MVTIRLARHGAKKRPFYQVVVTDSRNARNGRFIERVGFFNPIASEKEEGTRLDLDRIAHWVGQGATISDRVATLIKEVSKAA; this is translated from the coding sequence ATGGTAACTATTCGTTTAGCTCGTCACGGCGCTAAAAAGCGTCCGTTCTACCAGGTTGTTGTTACTGACAGCCGTAACGCACGTAACGGTCGCTTCATTGAGCGCGTTGGCTTCTTTAACCCAATCGCTAGCGAAAAAGAAGAAGGCACTCGCCTGGATCTGGATCGCATCGCTCACTGGGTTGGCCAGGGCGCGACCATTTCTGATCGCGTAGCTACGCTGATCAAAGAAGTAAGCAAAGCAGCTTAA
- a CDS encoding type II toxin-antitoxin system RatA family toxin produces the protein MPQISRTALVPYSAEQMYQLVNDVQSYPQFLPGCTGSRVLESTPGQMTAAVDVSKAGISKTFTTRNQLTSNQSILMQLVDGPFKKLIGGWKFTPLSTDACRIEFHLDFEFTNKLIELAFGRIFKELASNMVQAFTVRAKEVYRVA, from the coding sequence ATGCCGCAGATTAGTCGAACCGCGTTAGTCCCTTACAGTGCGGAACAGATGTATCAGTTAGTGAATGACGTTCAGTCCTACCCTCAATTTTTACCGGGTTGCACCGGTAGTCGCGTTCTCGAGTCTACGCCGGGACAGATGACGGCTGCAGTGGATGTCTCTAAGGCGGGGATCAGTAAGACGTTCACCACGCGAAATCAGTTAACCAGCAATCAGAGTATCCTGATGCAACTGGTCGACGGCCCGTTCAAAAAACTGATTGGCGGCTGGAAATTTACACCGCTGAGTACGGATGCCTGTCGCATTGAGTTTCATCTCGATTTTGAGTTTACCAACAAGCTGATTGAGCTGGCGTTTGGCCGAATCTTCAAAGAGCTGGCATCCAATATGGTGCAGGCATTTACGGTTCGTGCTAAAGAGGTCTACCGTGTCGCCTAA
- the rimM gene encoding ribosome maturation factor RimM (Essential for efficient processing of 16S rRNA) has translation MSKQLTAQAPVDPIVLGKMGSSYGIRGWLRVFSSTEDAESIFDYQPWFIQKAGQWQQVQLESWKHHNQDLIIKLKGVEDRDAANLLTNCEIVVDSTQLPKLEEGDYYWKDLMGCQVVTTEGYDLGKVVDMMETGSNDVIVIKANLKDAFGIKERLVPFLDGQVIKKVDLTTRTIEVDWDPGF, from the coding sequence ATGAGCAAGCAACTCACTGCGCAAGCACCTGTGGACCCGATTGTTTTAGGGAAAATGGGATCGTCTTACGGTATTCGTGGTTGGCTCAGAGTGTTTTCTTCCACTGAAGACGCCGAAAGCATTTTTGACTATCAGCCCTGGTTTATCCAGAAGGCGGGTCAGTGGCAGCAAGTACAGCTGGAAAGCTGGAAGCACCACAATCAGGATCTGATCATCAAGCTGAAAGGCGTTGAAGATCGGGATGCTGCGAATCTGCTGACCAATTGCGAAATTGTCGTGGATTCTACGCAACTGCCAAAACTGGAAGAGGGTGACTACTACTGGAAAGACCTGATGGGCTGCCAGGTAGTGACCACAGAAGGCTACGATCTCGGGAAAGTCGTCGACATGATGGAAACCGGATCGAATGACGTCATCGTCATTAAGGCAAACCTGAAAGATGCGTTTGGTATCAAGGAACGCCTCGTGCCGTTCCTCGATGGGCAGGTTATCAAGAAAGTCGATCTCACTACGCGGACTATCGAAGTAGATTGGGATCCTGGTTTTTAA
- a CDS encoding RnfH family protein codes for MSPKIVVEVAYALPEKQYLQRVTLQPGATVEEAIRASGLLELRTDIDLTQNKVGIYSRPVKLADVLQDGDRVEIYRPLIADPKELRRQRAEKSTKK; via the coding sequence GTGTCGCCTAAGATTGTCGTTGAGGTAGCCTATGCGCTGCCTGAGAAACAGTACCTGCAACGGGTGACGTTGCAACCGGGGGCGACGGTCGAAGAGGCTATCCGCGCGTCGGGATTACTGGAACTGCGTACCGACATCGATCTGACACAAAACAAAGTCGGTATCTACAGCCGTCCGGTTAAACTGGCGGATGTGTTACAGGATGGCGACCGGGTTGAAATTTACCGTCCGCTGATTGCCGATCCGAAAGAGTTGCGTAGACAACGAGCAGAGAAATCGACGAAAAAATAG
- the recN gene encoding DNA repair protein RecN, whose protein sequence is MLAQLTISNFAIVRELEIDFQSGMTVITGETGAGKSIAIDALGLCLGGRAEADMVRAGASRADLCARFSLKDTPAALRWLEENQLEEGRECLLRRVISSDGRSRGFINGTAVPLSQLRELGQLLIQIHGQHAHQLLTKSEHQKSLLDGYANESGLRQDMAARYQLWHQSCRDLAHHQQQSQERAARAELLQYQLKELNEFNPQAGEFEQIDEEYKRLANSGLLLSTSQNALSLMADGEDVNLQSQLYTAKQLVSELVSMDGKLSGILDMLEEATIQLTEASDELRHYCDRLDLDPNRLFELEQRLSKQISLARKHHVSPEALPQYYQSLLEEQQQLDDQADSLETLTLSVNKHRQQALEAAKALHEQRQHYAQELSALITDSMHSLSMPHGRFTIDVTFDEHHLSQDGADRVEFKVTTNPGQPMQPIAKVASGGELSRIALAIQVITARKMETPALIFDEVDVGISGPTAAVVGKLLRQLGESTQVMCVTHLPQVAGCGHQHFFVSKETDGEMTETHMQPLDKRARLQELARLLGGSEVTRNTLANAKELLAA, encoded by the coding sequence ATGTTGGCACAACTGACCATCAGCAATTTTGCTATCGTTCGTGAACTTGAGATCGATTTTCAGAGCGGAATGACCGTCATCACGGGTGAAACCGGGGCGGGTAAATCCATTGCAATTGATGCGCTCGGCTTGTGCCTCGGTGGTCGCGCTGAAGCCGACATGGTTCGCGCTGGTGCCAGTCGTGCCGACCTGTGCGCCCGCTTTTCGCTGAAGGACACCCCTGCCGCTCTGCGCTGGCTGGAAGAAAACCAGCTTGAAGAAGGACGTGAGTGTTTACTCCGCCGCGTGATCAGTAGTGATGGACGTTCCCGTGGCTTTATCAACGGAACGGCGGTTCCTCTTTCTCAGCTTCGCGAACTGGGGCAACTGCTCATTCAAATTCACGGCCAGCACGCGCATCAGTTACTGACCAAATCCGAACATCAAAAATCCCTGCTCGATGGTTACGCGAATGAATCCGGGCTGAGACAAGATATGGCTGCGCGCTACCAACTCTGGCACCAGAGCTGCCGTGATTTAGCACACCACCAGCAGCAGAGCCAGGAACGTGCCGCCCGTGCGGAACTGCTGCAGTATCAGCTTAAAGAGCTGAACGAATTTAACCCGCAGGCGGGTGAGTTTGAGCAGATTGATGAAGAGTACAAACGGCTGGCCAACAGCGGTCTGCTCCTCTCCACCAGCCAGAATGCACTGTCATTGATGGCGGACGGCGAAGATGTAAACCTGCAAAGTCAGCTGTATACCGCAAAGCAGCTGGTCAGTGAACTGGTTAGCATGGACGGTAAGCTCTCAGGGATTCTCGATATGCTGGAAGAGGCGACCATTCAGTTAACGGAAGCCAGCGATGAACTGCGCCACTATTGCGATCGCCTGGATCTCGATCCTAATCGCCTGTTCGAACTGGAACAGCGCCTCTCGAAGCAAATTTCACTGGCCCGTAAACATCACGTCAGTCCGGAAGCGCTGCCGCAATATTATCAGTCGTTGCTGGAGGAACAGCAGCAACTCGACGATCAGGCGGACTCCCTGGAAACCCTGACCCTGTCCGTGAATAAACATCGCCAGCAGGCGCTGGAGGCGGCGAAAGCGCTGCATGAGCAGCGTCAACATTATGCACAAGAACTGAGCGCTTTGATTACCGATAGCATGCACTCACTCTCTATGCCACATGGCCGTTTCACTATCGACGTAACGTTTGATGAGCATCATCTCAGCCAGGATGGCGCGGACCGCGTTGAGTTTAAAGTGACCACCAACCCAGGTCAGCCGATGCAGCCGATTGCCAAAGTGGCTTCCGGGGGGGAACTGTCGCGTATTGCCCTCGCGATTCAGGTGATTACCGCACGTAAGATGGAAACCCCGGCGCTGATTTTCGATGAAGTCGACGTCGGCATCAGCGGCCCAACCGCAGCAGTCGTTGGAAAATTGTTGCGTCAGCTCGGTGAATCAACGCAGGTTATGTGCGTCACCCACCTTCCCCAGGTCGCGGGATGCGGTCATCAGCACTTTTTTGTCAGCAAAGAGACAGACGGTGAAATGACCGAAACGCACATGCAACCGCTGGATAAACGTGCACGCTTGCAAGAGCTGGCACGCCTGCTGGGTGGCAGCGAAGTGACGCGAAACACTCTCGCAAATGCGAAAGAACTGCTGGCGGCGTAA
- the smpB gene encoding SsrA-binding protein SmpB, with product MTKKKAHKPGSATIALNKRARHEYFIEEEFEAGLALQGWEVKSLRAGKANIGDSYVILKDGEAYLFGANFTPMAVASTHVVCDPTRTRKLLLNQRELDSLYGRVNREGYTVVALSLYWKNAWCKVKIGVAKGKKQHDKRSDLKEREWQLDKARIMKNAGR from the coding sequence ATGACGAAGAAAAAAGCACACAAACCTGGCTCAGCCACCATCGCGCTAAACAAGCGCGCGAGACACGAATACTTTATCGAAGAAGAGTTCGAAGCGGGACTTGCCCTGCAAGGGTGGGAAGTGAAATCCCTGCGCGCCGGTAAGGCTAACATTGGCGACAGCTATGTGATCCTGAAAGACGGCGAAGCTTACCTGTTCGGCGCTAACTTTACGCCGATGGCGGTGGCCTCTACGCACGTGGTATGCGATCCCACCCGAACCCGTAAACTTCTGCTGAATCAGCGTGAACTTGACTCACTGTATGGCCGTGTGAATCGTGAAGGCTACACCGTTGTCGCCCTTTCTCTGTACTGGAAAAATGCCTGGTGCAAAGTCAAAATTGGCGTGGCGAAGGGCAAGAAACAGCACGACAAACGTTCCGATCTGAAGGAACGGGAATGGCAGCTCGATAAAGCGCGTATTATGAAAAATGCCGGACGCTAA
- the bamE gene encoding outer membrane protein assembly factor BamE: MRCKTLTAAAAVLLMLTAGCSTLERVVYRPDINQGNYLTANDVSKVRVGMTQQQVAYALGTPMMSDPFGTNTWFYVFRQQPGHEGVTQQTLTLTFNSSGVLTNIDNKPALTNNQ; the protein is encoded by the coding sequence ATGCGCTGTAAAACGCTGACTGCTGCCGCAGCAGTATTATTGATGTTGACCGCAGGCTGTTCCACTCTGGAGCGAGTGGTTTACCGCCCTGATATCAACCAGGGGAACTATCTGACCGCGAACGATGTATCCAAAGTTCGTGTGGGCATGACGCAACAACAGGTTGCCTATGCGCTGGGTACGCCGATGATGTCCGATCCGTTTGGCACCAACACCTGGTTCTATGTGTTCCGTCAACAGCCGGGCCATGAAGGCGTCACGCAGCAAACGCTGACGCTGACCTTCAACAGCAGCGGCGTATTGACTAATATCGATAACAAACCTGCGTTGACCAACAACCAGTAA
- the trmD gene encoding tRNA (guanosine(37)-N1)-methyltransferase TrmD, with the protein MFIGIVSLFPEMFRAITDYGVTGRAVKNGLLNIQSWSPRDFAHDRHRTVDDRPYGGGPGMLMMVQPLRDAIHAAKSAAGEGAKVIYLSPQGRKLDQAGVSELATNQKLILVCGRYEGIDERVIQTEIDEEWSIGDYVLSGGELPAMVLIDSVSRFIPGVLGHEASATEDSFADGLLDCPHYTRPEVLEEMDVPAVLLSGNHAEIRRWRLKQSLGRTWLRRPELLENLALTEEQARLLAEFKTEHAQQQHKHDGMA; encoded by the coding sequence GTGTTTATAGGTATCGTTAGCCTGTTTCCAGAAATGTTTCGTGCAATTACCGATTACGGGGTAACTGGCCGGGCTGTTAAAAATGGCCTGCTGAACATCCAGAGCTGGAGTCCTCGTGACTTCGCGCATGACCGGCACCGTACCGTGGACGATCGTCCTTACGGCGGCGGACCGGGGATGTTAATGATGGTACAACCCTTACGGGATGCCATTCATGCAGCAAAAAGCGCGGCGGGTGAAGGCGCTAAGGTGATTTATCTGTCACCTCAGGGACGCAAGCTTGATCAAGCGGGCGTCAGCGAACTGGCTACGAATCAAAAGCTGATTCTGGTATGTGGTCGCTACGAAGGCATAGATGAGCGCGTGATCCAAACCGAAATTGACGAAGAATGGTCAATCGGTGATTACGTTCTCAGCGGTGGAGAGTTACCGGCAATGGTACTGATTGACTCTGTTTCCCGGTTTATTCCGGGGGTTCTGGGTCATGAAGCATCGGCAACGGAAGATTCCTTTGCGGATGGGTTGCTGGACTGCCCGCACTATACCCGACCTGAAGTGTTAGAAGAGATGGACGTCCCGGCAGTGTTACTGTCAGGAAACCATGCTGAGATACGTCGCTGGCGTTTGAAACAGTCGCTGGGCCGCACCTGGCTTAGAAGACCTGAACTTCTGGAAAACCTGGCTCTGACTGAAGAGCAAGCAAGGTTGCTGGCGGAGTTCAAAACGGAACACGCGCAACAGCAACATAAACATGATGGGATGGCGTAA
- a CDS encoding HlyC/CorC family transporter, with the protein MEHISTTTLIVTLIVMVVISAYFSGSETGMMTLNRYRLRHLAKQGNRPAKRVEKLLRKPDRLISLVLIGNNLVNILASALGTIVGMRLYGDAGVAIATGVLTFVVLVFAEVLPKTIAALYPEKVAYPSSFLLAPLQILMMPLVWLLNTITRLLMRMMGIKTDIVISGSLSKDELRTIVNESRAQISRRNQDMLLSVLDLEKVSVDDIMVPRSEIIGIDINDDWKSIVRQLSHSPHGRIVLYRDSLDDAISMLRVREAWRLMSEKKEFTKETMLRAADEIYFVPEGTPLSTQLIKFQRNKKKVGLVVNEYGDIQGLVTVEDILEEIVGDFTTSMSPTLAEEVTPQNDGSVIIDGSANVREINKAFNWHLPEDDARTVNGVILEALEEIPIAGTRVRIGQYDIDILDVQENMIKQVKVLPVKPLRESVAE; encoded by the coding sequence CTGGAACACATCTCCACCACCACGCTGATCGTCACACTGATCGTCATGGTGGTCATTTCCGCCTATTTTTCCGGTTCCGAAACCGGAATGATGACCCTGAATCGCTACCGCTTACGTCACCTGGCTAAACAAGGGAATCGTCCGGCAAAGCGCGTTGAAAAGCTGCTGCGTAAACCCGATCGCCTGATAAGCCTGGTGCTGATTGGCAATAACCTGGTTAATATCCTCGCCTCGGCGCTTGGCACTATCGTTGGTATGCGCCTGTATGGCGATGCCGGTGTTGCCATCGCCACCGGCGTGTTGACCTTCGTCGTGCTGGTGTTTGCCGAGGTTCTGCCGAAAACCATTGCTGCGCTCTATCCGGAAAAAGTGGCCTATCCCAGCAGTTTCCTGCTGGCTCCGTTGCAGATTCTGATGATGCCGCTGGTCTGGTTGCTCAACACGATCACCCGATTGCTGATGCGCATGATGGGCATTAAAACCGATATCGTCATCAGCGGTTCACTGAGTAAAGACGAGCTGCGTACCATCGTGAATGAATCCCGCGCCCAAATCTCCCGGCGCAACCAGGATATGCTGCTGTCGGTACTCGATCTGGAAAAGGTCAGCGTTGATGACATCATGGTGCCGCGCAGTGAAATCATCGGCATTGATATCAACGACGACTGGAAGTCTATCGTACGTCAGTTGTCGCACTCGCCGCACGGGCGCATTGTGCTGTACCGTGATTCGCTGGATGATGCCATCAGCATGCTGCGCGTGCGCGAAGCCTGGCGGTTGATGTCGGAAAAGAAAGAGTTCACCAAAGAGACCATGCTGCGCGCCGCCGATGAGATTTACTTCGTCCCGGAGGGTACGCCGCTCAGCACGCAACTCATCAAATTTCAGCGCAATAAAAAGAAAGTCGGCCTGGTGGTCAATGAATATGGTGATATTCAGGGGCTGGTCACGGTGGAGGATATTCTCGAAGAGATTGTCGGCGACTTTACTACCTCAATGTCACCTACGCTGGCGGAGGAAGTGACTCCGCAGAATGACGGTTCGGTGATCATCGATGGCAGCGCCAACGTGCGGGAAATTAATAAAGCGTTTAACTGGCATCTGCCAGAAGACGACGCGCGTACGGTAAATGGCGTGATTCTGGAAGCTCTTGAGGAGATCCCGATTGCGGGCACTCGCGTGCGCATCGGTCAATACGATATCGATATTCTCGACGTCCAGGAGAATATGATTAAGCAGGTCAAAGTATTGCCCGTTAAACCGCTACGGGAAAGCGTCGCAGAGTAA
- the grpE gene encoding nucleotide exchange factor GrpE, whose product MSSKEQKTPEGQAPEEIIMDQHEEVEAVESDASAEQVDPRDEKIANLEAQLSEAQTRERDAVLRIKADMENLRRRTELDIEKAHKFALEKFVNELLPVIDSLDRALEVADKANPDMKPMVEGIELTLKSMLDVVRKFGVEVIAETNVALDPNVHQAIAMVESEDIAPGNVLGIMQKGYTLNGRTIRAAMVTVAKAKG is encoded by the coding sequence ATGAGTAGTAAAGAACAGAAAACGCCTGAGGGGCAAGCCCCGGAAGAAATTATCATGGATCAGCACGAAGAAGTTGAGGCGGTTGAATCAGACGCTTCTGCTGAGCAGGTGGATCCGCGCGATGAAAAAATTGCGAATCTGGAAGCGCAGCTTAGCGAAGCTCAGACCCGTGAACGTGATGCGGTGCTGCGCATAAAAGCGGACATGGAAAACCTGCGTCGTCGTACCGAGCTGGATATTGAGAAGGCACACAAGTTCGCGCTGGAGAAATTCGTCAACGAACTGCTGCCGGTGATTGATAGCCTGGATCGCGCGCTGGAAGTGGCGGACAAAGCTAATCCGGATATGAAGCCGATGGTGGAAGGGATCGAACTGACCCTGAAATCGATGCTGGATGTGGTGCGCAAATTTGGCGTTGAAGTGATTGCTGAGACAAACGTCGCGCTGGATCCGAACGTGCATCAGGCGATCGCGATGGTCGAGTCTGAAGATATCGCGCCGGGCAACGTGCTGGGTATCATGCAGAAAGGCTATACGCTGAACGGTCGTACTATCCGTGCGGCGATGGTCACCGTTGCGAAGGCGAAAGGCTAA
- the ffh gene encoding signal recognition particle protein produces MFDNLTDRLSRTLRNISGRGRLTEDNVKETLREVRMALLEADVALPVVREFINRVKEKAVGHEVNKSLTPGQEFVKIVRNELVAAMGEENQSLNLAAQPPAVVLMAGLQGAGKTTSVGKLGKFLREKHKKKVLVVSADVYRPAAIKQLETLAEQVGVDFFPSDVGQKPVDIVNAALKEAKLKFYDVLLVDTAGRLHVDEAMMDEIKQVHASINPVETLFVVDAMTGQDAANTAKAFNEALPLTGVVLTKVDGDARGGAALSIRHITGKPIKFLGVGEKTEALEPFHPDRIASRILGMGDVLSLIEDIESKVDRAQAEKLATKLKKGDGFDLTDFLEQLRQMKNMGGMASLMGKLPGMGQIPDNVKSQMDDKVLVRMEAIINSMTLKERAKPEIIKGSRKRRIAQGCGMQVQDVNRLLKQFDDMQRMMKKMKKGGMAKMMRSMKGMMPPGFPGR; encoded by the coding sequence ATGTTTGATAATTTAACCGATCGTTTGTCGCGCACGCTGCGCAATATCAGTGGCCGTGGACGCCTTACTGAAGACAACGTTAAAGAGACGCTGCGCGAAGTGCGCATGGCGCTGCTGGAGGCTGACGTTGCGCTGCCGGTAGTGCGAGAGTTTATCAATCGCGTAAAAGAGAAAGCGGTTGGACATGAAGTTAACAAGAGCCTGACGCCAGGACAGGAGTTCGTCAAGATTGTTCGTAACGAACTCGTGGCGGCGATGGGCGAAGAAAACCAGAGCCTGAATCTGGCGGCGCAGCCGCCAGCCGTGGTGCTGATGGCGGGCCTGCAGGGTGCTGGTAAAACGACCAGCGTCGGTAAGCTGGGTAAATTCCTGCGCGAAAAGCACAAGAAGAAAGTGCTGGTCGTCTCTGCCGACGTATATCGCCCGGCGGCGATTAAACAGCTGGAGACGCTGGCTGAGCAGGTAGGCGTTGATTTCTTCCCCTCGGATGTCGGTCAGAAGCCGGTCGATATCGTTAATGCGGCGTTGAAAGAAGCCAAACTCAAGTTCTACGACGTGCTGCTGGTGGATACCGCCGGTCGTCTGCACGTTGACGAAGCGATGATGGACGAAATCAAACAGGTCCATGCTTCTATCAATCCGGTAGAAACCCTGTTTGTGGTCGATGCGATGACCGGTCAGGATGCGGCGAATACCGCGAAGGCGTTTAACGAAGCGCTGCCGCTGACCGGCGTGGTGCTGACCAAAGTCGACGGTGACGCCCGTGGCGGTGCCGCACTTTCTATTCGTCATATTACCGGCAAGCCGATCAAATTCCTCGGCGTTGGCGAGAAAACCGAGGCGCTGGAGCCGTTCCATCCGGATCGTATCGCGTCACGTATTCTTGGCATGGGTGACGTGCTGTCGCTGATCGAAGATATCGAAAGTAAAGTTGACCGCGCGCAGGCTGAGAAGCTGGCGACTAAACTGAAAAAGGGCGATGGTTTCGATCTGACCGACTTCCTGGAACAGTTGCGGCAGATGAAAAACATGGGCGGCATGGCGAGCCTGATGGGTAAGCTGCCAGGCATGGGGCAGATCCCCGATAACGTAAAATCACAGATGGATGACAAAGTGCTGGTGCGCATGGAGGCGATCATTAACTCGATGACGCTGAAAGAGCGCGCGAAGCCGGAAATCATCAAAGGATCCCGTAAACGCCGCATCGCGCAGGGCTGCGGTATGCAGGTGCAGGATGTAAACCGCCTTCTGAAACAGTTCGACGACATGCAGCGCATGATGAAGAAGATGAAGAAGGGGGGAATGGCGAAGATGATGAGAAGTATGAAAGGGATGATGCCCCCAGGGTTCCCCGGCCGCTAA
- a CDS encoding cytochrome C assembly family protein: MPVFALLALVAYSISLALIVPALLQKNSGWRRMAILSAVVALVCHAVALEARILPGGDSGQNLSLLNVGSLVSLMICTVMTIVASRNRGWLLLPVVYAFALINLAFATFMPNEFITHLEATPGMMIHIGLSLFSYATLIIAALYALQLAWIDYQLKNKKLAFNNEMPPLMSIERKMFHITQIGVVLLTLTLCTGLFYMHNLFSMENIDKAVLSIVAWFVYIVLLWGHYHEGWRGRRVVWFNVAGAGILTLAYFGSRILQQFVS, translated from the coding sequence ATGCCCGTTTTTGCTCTGCTCGCCCTTGTCGCCTACTCCATCAGCCTCGCGCTGATCGTCCCTGCTTTGCTGCAAAAAAATAGCGGCTGGCGGCGTATGGCCATTCTTTCTGCGGTTGTCGCGCTGGTGTGTCATGCCGTCGCGCTAGAAGCCCGCATTCTGCCGGGTGGCGACAGCGGACAAAATCTAAGCCTGCTGAACGTCGGCTCGTTGGTCAGCCTGATGATTTGTACGGTGATGACCATTGTCGCCTCACGCAACCGTGGATGGCTGCTGCTGCCGGTGGTATATGCCTTCGCGCTAATCAATCTGGCCTTCGCGACCTTCATGCCAAATGAATTCATCACCCATCTCGAAGCCACGCCGGGGATGATGATCCACATCGGGCTGTCGCTGTTCTCTTATGCGACGCTCATTATCGCCGCACTGTACGCGCTGCAACTGGCCTGGATCGACTATCAGCTTAAAAACAAAAAGCTGGCGTTCAATAACGAAATGCCGCCGCTGATGAGCATCGAGCGCAAGATGTTCCACATCACGCAAATTGGCGTGGTTCTGTTGACGCTCACCCTGTGTACCGGCCTGTTTTACATGCACAATCTGTTCAGCATGGAAAATATCGACAAAGCGGTTCTCTCTATCGTCGCATGGTTTGTCTATATTGTTCTGTTGTGGGGGCATTATCATGAAGGCTGGCGCGGTCGTCGTGTCGTGTGGTTTAACGTCGCGGGCGCCGGGATCCTGACGTTGGCCTATTTCGGTAGCCGGATATTGCAGCAGTTTGTCAGCTAA